The genomic interval TGAAAGGCCGGGATGCATATCCTGGCCTTTTTCATTGCTTTCATTTGAATATTTAACTAAAAGAGGCCCACTGGAAAGCGGGCCTCTATCAACATAGCCTTTTTGTCTTTTCGTTATAAAAAAAGTTATTGGATCTGTTTCATACTGGTCAATGATTCTCCCGTCAACTGCAGCTCCTGCAGGCTATCTACCGACATGGATACATGACCATAAGGCACTTCGTAGGATTTTAACACGCTGGATTTTCCTAACTGCAGATGGATGGAATCTATGCGGCTGTTATTTCCGGTTGCCTGGAAGTTATTTTCTTCACCTCCCTGCACATCCAGTACTTTGACCCGCATATCAACAAGACGAATGCTGCAGGATTTACCTGCCAGGATGTTCAGCTCGGGCAGATGTAACTGCTGCATGTCGACCCCGGTTCCTTCAGATAAGATCACCGTTTGCAATGCCGGACATCTCACCGTAACATAGTGCCCCTGTTTCAATTCGATAAACAGCGTATCATTTTGAGTAGCGTAAATGGGCTGCTGGTTTTTGTCCGACGTGAAAAGCAGCTGGTATTTTTCATCGCTTTCAACAAACAGATGACTGTCCACATCGCCTTTTATCTTCAATACTTTGAATGCACTGGTTGTAACGTGGTTCCTTTTTATATTGAGATTGTCGTCGGTCAGTAAACCATCTCCGCTTCTTCCTCTTTTATAATTAGCCCACATCACGGTATCGGAGAGGAACATCAGCAACACGATCAGTCCCACGAAAGCGAGTAATAATTTATTACTTGTCTTCATAAATATCTTTTTAGTAAATTATCTGAAATGAGATTTTTTATATTTCTCGTAGTGTGTTTTTAGTTCATCCAGTTCTATATCCAGTAAATAGATATTGCGGAAGAATTGCGGAAGTTCATTGGCAAGAAAGCGTTCCTTCTTCAGTTGCTTTATTTTCTTTCCTGCGTTGGGAGCAACGAAGTAACCAATCCCTCTTTTGTTATAGATGATCTCATACTGCTGCAGATATTCACAGGTGCGCATTACAGTATTGGGATTCACTTCCAGCTGCACTGCCAGCTCCCGCACAGAAGGAATTCTGTCTTCCGTCTTCCACTTGTCCAGCAATATCTGCTCACACATATGATCTGCGATCTGGAGATATATCGCTTGTGATTCTTTGAATTCCATAAAACATTTTTTTTACAGGCATGACCTTAATTACATCTCTTTATCCCTTAAGCGCAGATATCCCAAAGTCCAGAGCATAGGCGTGACCAGGTACTTCGCGAAGAATAACAGCCCGTCTCCCACAGACGATGGCAACATCAGGAATTTATGTGTTTGCGGAGCGTATTCCGAAGGATGTTCGCCCAACATTACATTGATGCCCACGAAGGGGAAATGAGCGTTCCAGCCCACCATTCGACCGCCAAAAAAGCCATAGGAAAAGAGCATATTCAGAAAATATAAGCACAGCAGAAATATCGTGAACAGGAATACTGTTTTGATAAGTGTATACTTCTGAAAGTAGACAGCTCCCAGTAACATCACCGCCTGCCCGAAAAACCATGCGTAGTAGAAATATACCAGGGGCCCATGACCGAACGCTTCGCCAAGATCATTTTTCATATGCTGACCGCTATGTGATACTACTATTGCATCTATACCGAGATAGGCCAGGTAAAAGGCAAAGTGATAGATCAGCTGGAATCCTAATGTGGTGACCAGTAATGTGCTGAGATATTTTTCCAGTTGTGAGGCGGGAAATAACAGGTAATCTATTCCCTGTGGTTTATTGGCCAGTTCACTAAAGGATAAGCTGGTGAAGATGAACCCTGTCATAAACATACCGATAAAATACAAGGGTATTAATCTGCCAATAGCAGGCTGTACCCTGAAATTGTCAGACAGGTTCAGTAATAGCATGATTAACAACAACACTGTCAGAACAATTGCAGACATGCCGTAGATGCGGTAATTGTCTACCAGGTGCTTTCTCATATAGAGACCGAAGCGGCCTGCACTAAAAACATTATTTGTTTGCATAAGGAGTTACAGTGTTAGTTAAAGATTTGAGAGATACTTTCCCTTTTTTCCAGCACGGCATTGAACAGGAGTTCCATATCAATGCGACTGTGTTCAGCGCCTTCATTGGGTATAATAATGGCATGGCCGCGGATAGAACTATCTGAGAACAGTATATTTTCCGCATCGGCGATATTCGTTACGTTCTTAAAACAGAGCCTGTCGGTGACTGCAGCTACGTTCTGGCGGAAGATGATCTTATGATCGTCGATGATCACAATGTTGTCGATCAGATTATCCAGATCACGCACCTGGTGAGTGGAAATAACGATGCATTTCTCATCACTTACTGCAGCGGCGATCACCTTACGGAACTGGCTTTTGGAAGGGATGTCCAATCCATTGGTAGGTTCATCCAGTATCAATGCTTTCGTATTGGTGGCCAGGCCAAAGCTGATCAGCACTTTCTTTTTTTGTCCGTAAGACATTTCTGTCAGTCGCTGGTCCAAAGGAATATGGAATTCCTCCAGGTAGTTATGAAAGGCTTTACGGTCGAAGTTGGGATAAAAAGGCGCATAGGTGGCGAGGTATGCTTTGATGTGTACCTGTGGCAGGTAAAATTCTTCAGGGACCATAAACAGGTTCTGCAAAAAAGCTGGTTGACGGTAACGGGATTCAAAGCCCAATACTTTACAATGGCCTTGCTGTGGAAATAACAAACCGGCAATATGCTTTAGCAGGCTGGATTTACCGGCTCCGTTCTTTCCCAGTAAACCATAGATGTGACCAGCTTCCAGTTGCAGGTTCAGATGCTCGAAGAGGGGCTTGTTCTTACGGTAACTGAATGAGAGATTCTGGATGGATATCATAGCTTAGTGATTTAGTGTACTACATATCTAGTACACTGTAAATGTAGGAAGCTTTTCCTGATAATTCCAAAAAAATTTCCGGAAGGGACAGGAAACAGGGTCGGGGAAGGGCCATTTTTGAAGCTTACTATTTCATTATCAACATCTTTTCCCTGTAGAAGCATTTCTACACATTAAAACTTTTTAATAGGTTATATTTGCTTGTGGTTTAAACTAAAAATAACTCCTATGAAAGGCCCTATAGCAGCCTTGCTTTGTTTAAGCCTTTTATTTTCAGCGATTACGGTATCCGCGCAGTTCGTAAAGACGAAAGACCTGGAGAAGATGAAAAAAAGGACAAGGGTCCTTGTAGTGAAAGAAAAACCTGATAAGAAGATCTTAAAGCAACTCGCCCGTAGTTCCCCTGAAATGGCAAATGCTTATAAGCAGGCTATCAAACAATTAAATCAGGATTTCCCTGAAGCGGTCAGGCAGTTCTGGACAGTGAACGGCAGCGCAACCATCGAGGTGCGAACAGAAAAAGAAATTGAAAAGATCCGCAAAAAGAATGACAGGAGCGCCATTGTAATGGATTGTCAGTCGCTGCATGTCAAACCTGGTGTAAAAAGCCGTTATTCCAAGTATACGCGTACCTATACCGGCCCCCTTATATGGCAGAAGGATAGTAAAGATCTCAGCATCCCGGTCATTAGCATGACCTTTATAGAAAGTGACCTTCAGTACCCTTTTTATATCCAGAACATGTCTGACAGGTTCCCGGATTTTGTTGACCTGGCAGTGGGCCTGCGGCTGGCTACCTTTGTCTTCAATGAGCAGCTGGATGGCAAATCTTCTACCATTCTGCAGAAAGAGATCAAGCACAATGCGGTGCTTATGAAAGGTAAAACGCTGGTATTGTGTAAGGAATGGCTGGACGACACCTTTGAAGCCAAGACGGCCAAACAGGATTACCCCTACCCTATCCGTTATGTGAACCAGGAGGAACTGGAAGGGCTGATCCGGAAAGATGTATACGATAGTGCGGTGGTGGCCTATGTTCCTGCCGGCGTATTCTCTACATTTGATCGGAATGCCCCAAGCATGGAAGTGCATGTGCCTGTAGTTTTTGATCCGGTGAACGGAATGCCCCTTTGTCATTCTGATATCAGTGATGAGATGTTCCAGGCCTGGGGGTTTTCACTCATCCCCAGGATGGGGAAGACGGTGGTGGGGTTCAAAAAGATCCGGAATGAGGATATCCGGAACTTTGCAAAGTCCATTAATGAAGGAGAAGAGATAGATATTACCCGGAATATAAAATAAGCGCAGCGGAAAAACATGCGCAGGAATTCGCTTATGCGCTTCAGCGCTCTATTAGGTATCCAAACAAGAGGAGAAGTATTAAAATAAACGAAGGCCCTGGGAATTACTTAAATGACGTCCTGCCGCCATCAGGTATCCGAAAAAGAAGCGGCCGTGTCAAGATGACACGGCCGCTTCTTTTTTATCGTTATTACGGATTGACTTATAATTCAGGGTACAGTGTGAACTGCTTCATGAAATCGTTCACTGAACCTCTCACCTTAGTAATAAGCGCTTCATTATCAGCATCCATCAGCAGTTCATCGATCCAGGATACCACCTGCGGCATGTGTTCTTCTTTCATACCACGGGTTGTGATAGCAGGTACGCCGACACGGATACCGGAGGTAACGAAGGCAGATTTATCGTCGAAAGGCACCATGTTCTTATTAACAGTGATGTCTGCTTTTACCAGCACCTGTTCTGCTTTTTTACCGGAAATGTTCTTGTTGCGCAGG from Chitinophaga filiformis carries:
- a CDS encoding ATP-binding cassette domain-containing protein, which produces MISIQNLSFSYRKNKPLFEHLNLQLEAGHIYGLLGKNGAGKSSLLKHIAGLLFPQQGHCKVLGFESRYRQPAFLQNLFMVPEEFYLPQVHIKAYLATYAPFYPNFDRKAFHNYLEEFHIPLDQRLTEMSYGQKKKVLISFGLATNTKALILDEPTNGLDIPSKSQFRKVIAAAVSDEKCIVISTHQVRDLDNLIDNIVIIDDHKIIFRQNVAAVTDRLCFKNVTNIADAENILFSDSSIRGHAIIIPNEGAEHSRIDMELLFNAVLEKRESISQIFN
- a CDS encoding GntR family transcriptional regulator; protein product: MEFKESQAIYLQIADHMCEQILLDKWKTEDRIPSVRELAVQLEVNPNTVMRTCEYLQQYEIIYNKRGIGYFVAPNAGKKIKQLKKERFLANELPQFFRNIYLLDIELDELKTHYEKYKKSHFR